From the genome of Brienomyrus brachyistius isolate T26 chromosome 8, BBRACH_0.4, whole genome shotgun sequence, one region includes:
- the mcm2 gene encoding DNA replication licensing factor MCM2, whose amino-acid sequence MADSSESFQMATSPSGGSRRGELTSSPGRDLPPFEDESELLGEGTIPGEEEEDDGEELFGDAMERDYRPIPQLDQYELEGLDEDEDLSELSPGARAAAEAVMAAQDRMLGRNRRGLLYDSEDEDEDRPARKRRLAERAAEGVAGEGEDEEMIESIENLEDMKGHSVREWVSMAAPRLEIYHRFKNFLRTHVDEHGHNVFKEKISDMCKENKESLVVNYEDLAAREHVLAYFLPEAPTEMLKIFDEAAKEVVLAMYPKYDRIAHEIHVRICNLPLVEELRSLRQLHLNQLIRTSGVVTSCTGVLPQLGMVKYNCNKCNFILGPFFQSQNQEVKPGSCPECQSLGPFEINMEQTVYQNYQRITIQESPGKVAAGRLPRSKDAILLADLVDSCKPGDEIELTGIYNNNYDGSLNVANGFPVFATVIMANHITRKDEGVAVTELTDEDVKAIVALSKDERIAERIFASIGPSIYGHEDIKRALALALFGGEPKNPGGKHKVRGDINVLLCGDPGTAKSQFLKYVEKVASRAVFTTGQGASAVGLTAYVQRHPVTREWTLEAGALVLADRGVCLIDEFDKMNDQDRTSIHEAMEQQSISISKAGIVTSLQARCTVIAASNPIGGRYDPSLTFSENVDLTEPIVSRFDVLCVVRDTVDPVQDEMLARFVVGSHLKHHPSNKEGGMAGLEEVVLPNTSDVPPIPQELLKKYIIYAKERVRPKLNQMDQDKVARIYSDLRKESMATGSIPITVRHIESMIRMAEAHARMHLRDYVLEDDVNMAIRVMLESFIDTQKYSVMRSMRKTFARYLAFRRDNNELLLFILKQLVAEQVTYQRNRYGAQQDTIEIPEKDLADKARQISIHNLSAFYDSDLFRANKFSHDTKKKLILQQF is encoded by the exons ATGGCT GATTCATCAGAGTCATTTCAAATGGCGACCAGCCCCAGCGGGGGATCCAGGCGTGGGGAATTAACGTCCAGTCCCGGGCGAGATCTGCCCCCGTTTGAAGATGAATCTGAGCTTCTCGGTGAGGGGACCATACCaggagaggaggaagaggatgatggAGAGGAGCTGTTTGGGGACGCGATGGAAAG GGACTACCGTCCAATTCCTCAGCTGGATCAGTACGAACTGGAGGGCCTGGACGAAGACGAGGACCTGTCGGAACTGTCCCCCGGGGCACGAGCCGCGGCGGAGGCGGTCATGGCAGCTCAGGACAGGATGCTGGGCCGCAATCGGAGGGGGCTGCTGTATG ACAGCGAGGATGAGGACGAAGACCGGCCGGCCCGAAAGCGTCGTCTGGCGGAGCGAGCGGCCGAGGGGGTGGCAGGCGAGGGTGAGGATGAGGAGATGATCGAGAGCATTGAGAACCTGGAGGACATGAAGGGCCACTCGGTGCGTGAGTGGGTGTCCATGGCCGCCCCACGACTGGAGATCTACCACCGCTTCAAGAACTTCCTGCGCACGCATGTAGATGAGCACGGACACAACGTCTTCAAGGAGAAGATCAGTGACATGTGTAAAG AGAACAAGGAGAGCCTGGTGGTGAACTACGAGGACCTGGCCGCCAGGGAGCACGTGCTGGCCTACTTCCTGCCAGAGGCGCCCACGGAGATGCTGAAGATCTTCGATGAAGCGGCCAAGGAGGTGGTGTTGGCCATGTACCCCAAGTACGACCGCATCGCCCACGAGATCCACGTCCGTATCTGCAACCTACCCCTGGTGGAGGAGCTGCGCTCCCTCAG ACAGCTACACCTGAACCAGCTGATCCGGACCAGTGGAGTAGTCACCAGCTGTACAGGAGTTCTGCCCCAGCTGGGAATGGTGAAGTACAACTGTAACAAGTGTAACTTCATCCTCGGACCCTTCTTCCAGTCCCAGAACCAAGAGGTCAAGCCCGGCTCCTGTCCTGAGTGTCAGTCGCTTGGCCCATTTGAGATAAACATGGAGCAG ACCGTGTACCAGAACTACCAGCGAATCACGATCCAGGAGAGCCCCGGCAAGGTGGCTGCTGGTCGACTCCCACGCTCCAAGGACGCGATTCTGCTGGCTGACCTGGTGGACAGCTGTAAACCCGGTGATGAGATT GAGCTGACTGGGATCTACAACAACAACTACGACGGCTCTCTGAATGTGGCCAATGGCTTTCCAGTGTTCGCCACCGTGATCATGGCCAATCACATCACGCGGAAGGACGAGGGCGTGGCCGTGACGGAGCTGACAGACGAGGACGTGAAGGCTATAGTGGCGCTCTCCAAGGACGAGCGCATCGCCGAGAGG ATCTTTGCTAGTATTGGTCCTTCCATCTATGGCCATGAGGATATCAAGAGGGCACTTGCTCTGGCTCTCTTTGGTGGGGAACCAAAGAACCCTG GTGGGAAGCATAAGGTCCGTGGGGACATCAACGTGCTGCTCTGTGGGGACCCTGGAACAGCCAAGTCGCAGTTCCTCAAGTATGTTGAGAAGGTGGCGAGTCGAGCTGTGTTCACCACGGGCCAGGGGGCCTCTGCCGTGGGTCTCACAGCCTATGTTCAGCGGCACCCCGTCACCCGGGAGTGGACACTGGAGGCGGGGGCTCTGGTGCTGGCTGACCGTGGGGTCTGTCTCATTGATGAGTTTGATAAG ATGAATGACCAGGACAGGACCAGTATCCATGAGGCCATGGAACAACAAAGCATTTCTATCTCCAAGGCTGGAATCGTCACCTCCCTCCAAGCTCGATGCACCGTCATTGCTGCCTCCAATCCCATTG GTGGTCGATATGACCCCTCTCTTACCTTCTCGGAGAATGTGGACTTGACGGAGCCCATCGTGTCCCGATTTGACGTCTTGTGCGTAGTCAGAGATACCGTGGACCCAGTCCAG GATGAGATGCTGGCCCGTTTTGTGGTGGGTAGCCATCTGAAGCACCACCCCAGCAACAAAGAAGGCGGAATGGCTGGACTGGAGGAGGTGGTCCTTCCCAACACCTCGGACGTGCCGCCCATCcctcaggagctgctgaagAAATATATCATATATGCCAAGGAACGTGTGCGGCCCAAGCTCAACCAGATGGACCAGGACAAGGTGGCCCGTATCTACAGTGACCTGCGTAAGGAGTCCATG GCCACAGGCAGCATCCCTATCACCGTAAGACACATCGAGTCTATGATCCGCATGGCGGAGGCTCACGCCAGGATGCACCTGCGGGATTATGTCCTGGAGGATGACGTCAACATGGCCATCCGTGTCATGCTGGAGAGTTTCATCGATACGCAGAAGTACAGTGTCATGCGGAGCATGAGGAAG ACGTTCGCCCGGTACCTGGCCTTCAGACGTGACAACAACGAGCTGCTTCTGTTCATCCTGAAGCAGCTGGTTGCAGAGCAGGTGACGTACCAGCGAAACCGATATGGAGCCCAGCAGGACACTATCGAGATCCCCGAGAAGGATCTTGCGGACAAG GCCAGACAGATCAGCATCCACAATTTATCAGCTTTCTATGACAGTGACCTCTTCCGCGCCAACAAGTTCTCTCATGACACCAAGAAGAAGCTCATCTTGCAGCAGTTCTGA
- the podxl2 gene encoding podocalyxin-like protein 2: MQTLFLSCSVIAGSIVLLVSCDAVSHDPPSSPTSTGPPGPAWTSGRVAQPEVMSSSPETPQSVGLTGGSQESGFSSEENEDTKGLPPVYWDEGGEVNGTSMDPGTLEGFSPASFQPSSSHAEAPTEQNSSSPLVPLVESLDSDLWEIQGESSGSPAGPGYGPSTVEAGSPAQTTTDPDVGLMHHWGRASGQTTSPPSAASQEEEGLSQTSAEDSTAWANSVQPGHPFTIKNRARGTAPAGSKKGATDHMHQSHLTAVPPSPAFHSPSVAFSGIAWDEVAPTFQDDQKPELRHGGTELLSESKLHNTHLSPESPQVICVDWSDLTGKGYVILNMSENYDCDDFRAENDKQLLDLLEEAFSQKMNSPRGSWLVSLSKPTRQDRQLLMTLASDQGVIATKDVLSMLGEIRRGLLEIGIQNFTSVSSCQARPSQTRSDYGKLFVVLVIIGSICVVIIASGLIYICWQRRLPKMKNMSRGEELHFVENGCHDNPTLDVTSDGQSEMQEKKHSANGVVAGCGGGGGGGGGGWQVLVNKPAKEVPENMEEDTHL; the protein is encoded by the exons ATGCAAACGCTTTTCCTTTCCTGCAGCGTCATAGCAG GATCCATAGTGCTGCTGGTGTCATGTGACGCCGTGAGTCACGACCCCCCCTCGTCCCCCACCTCGACCGGACCACCTGGGCCTGCCTGGACCTCGGGCCGTGTCGCTCAGCCGGAGGTCATGTCCTCGAGTCCAGAGACCCCCCAGTCCGTGGGGCTCACTGGCGGATCCCAGGAGTCAGGCTTCTCCAGCGAAGAGAACGAGGACACCAAGGGGTTACCACCCGTGTACTGGGATGAGGGAGGAGAGGTCAATGGCACCAGTATGGACCCCGGCACCTTAGAAG GATTCAGTCCGGCCTCCTTCCAGCCCTCGTCCTCCCATGCTGAGGCACCGACCGAGCAGAACTCCTCGTCCCCCTTGGTGCCCTTGGTGGAGTCGCTGGACTCGGACCTGTGGGAAATTCAGGGGGAGTCCAGCGGTAGCCCAGCAGGCCCCGGTTACGGACCATCCACCGTGGAAGCGGGGTCTCCTGCTCAGACCACTACGGATCCCGATGTTGGCCTGATGCACCACTGGGGCCGAGCTTCAGGCCAGACCACGTCTCCCCCCAGTGCAGCGTCACAGGAAGAGGAGGGGCTTAGCCAGACGAGCGCTGAAGACTCCACTGCATGGGCCAACTCTGTGCAGCCTGGTCACCCATTCACCATTAAGAATAGGGCACGGGGCACAGCCCCAGCTGGTAGCAAGAAGGGTGCGACTGACCACATGCACCAGTCCCACTTGACCGCCGTCCCACCTTCCCCGGCCTTCCACTCCCCTTCCGTCGCATTTTCCGGCATCGCATGGGACGAGGTGGCCCCCACCTTCCAGGATGATCAGAAACCAGAGCTTAGGCATGGGGGCACCGAGCTCCTCTCCGAATCGAAACTGCACAACACACACCTCTCCCCGGAGTCACCGCAG GTGATCTGTGTCGACTGGAGTGATCTCACAGGGAAGGGCTACGTCATCTTGAATATGTCGGAAAACTATGATTGT GACGATTTCCGAGCAGAGAACGACAAGCAGCTGCTGGACCTGTTGGAGGAGGCCTTCTCCCAGAAGATGAACAGCCCTCGGGGGTCCTGGCTGGTCTCGCTCAGCAAACCCACCCGGCAGGACCGGCAGCTGCTGATGACCCTGGCCAGCGATCAGG GAGTGATTGCCACCAAAGATGTCCTGTCAATGCTGGGAGAAATACGGAGGGGCTTATTGGAG ATTGGCATTCAGAACTTCACCAGTGTGTCCAGCTGCCAAGCCCGGCCCAGCCAGACCCGTAGTGACTACGGCAAGCTCTTCGTGGTCCTGGTGATCATTGGGTCCATCTGCGTGGTCATTATCGCCTCGGGCCTCATCTATATCTGCTGGCAACGCCGTTTGCCCAAAATGAAGAACATG TCTCGCGGCGAGGAGCTCCATTTCGTGGAGAATGGCTGCCATGACAACCCCACGCTAGACGTGACGAGCGACGGCCAATCAGAAATGCAGGAGAAGAAGCACAGCGCGAACGGGGTCGTGGCGGGatgcggcggcggcggcggcggaggCGGAGGCGGATGGCAGGTCCTGGTTAACAAGCCGGCCAAAGAGGTGCCGGAAAATATGGAGGAGGACACACACCTTtaa
- the zgc:171566 gene encoding zgc:171566: protein MCSLAAVFVAITAFLYSPSLSTTSSSQLNYRPIIGILAQENIPGDPHAQGSSYIAASYVKYLEAAGARVVPIRINRTYDEYVKLFYSINGLLLPGGDVDLQKSQYSRLSKIFYDLAIKANDASDYFPIWGTCQGFQQLTVLSSSKNLLTVTNTTAVALPLMFTQAAQNSRLFKSFPKDLLQSLSEQNVTANFHSWSLSMQNYTRNVKLKRFYKVLSTNTDGKKEFISTMEAYRYPFYAVQWHPEKSPFEWIEKPGMVHTPTAVTVSFYTASFFVTETMKNQHRFSSPNEEEKALIYNYTPVFKGLNSIFMQNYYFD, encoded by the exons ATGTGTTCCCTGGCCGCTGTTTTCGTGGCGATAACCGCCTTTCTATACAGTCCGTCTCTTTCAACTACATCGAGCAGTCAGTTGAACTACAGACCGATAATCG GAATTTTAGCTCAAGAGAATATTCCCGGAGACCCTCATGCACAGGGATCCTCTTATATTGCTGCTTCGTATGTGAAGTACCTGGAAGCAGCTGGGGCGAGAGTAGTGCCCATCAG AATAAACCGCACTTACGATGAGTACGTCAAACTTTTCTACTCCATAAACGG ATTGCTTCTTCCGGGCGGAGATGTAGATCTTCAGAAATCTCAGTACAGCCGTTTGTCGAAGATATTCTATGATCTGGCAATAAAG GCCAACGACGCCTCCGATTACTTTCCCATATGGGGCACCTGTCAGGGTTTCCAGCAGCTCACAGTGCTGAGCAGCAGCAAGAACCTCTTGACTGTCACCAATACCACGGCGGTGGCGCTGCCCCTCATGTTTACCCAAG CTGCCCAGAACAGCCGACTGTTTAAGAGCTTCCCCAAGGACCTTCTGCAGTCGCTGTCAGAGCAGAACGTCACGGCCAACTTCCACAGCTGGAGCCTGTCAATGCAG AATTATACCCGGAATGTGAAATTAAAAAGGTTCTACAAGGTTCTGTCAACCAATACAGATGGGAAAAAGGAGTTCATTTCCACAATGGAAG CTTACCGATACCCCTTTTACGCTGTTCAGTGGCACCCAGAGAAAAGTCCCTTTGAGTGGATAGAGAAGCCTGGGATGGTGCATACTCCCACCGCTGTTACCGTCTCCTTCTACACGGCCAGCTTCTTCGTCACCGAGA CCATGAAAAACCAACACAGGTTCTCCAGCCCCAACGAAGAGGAGAAGGCCCTTATCTACAACTATACTCCAGTCTTCAAGGGCCTCAACAGTATTTTTAtgcagaattattattttgactAA